GCCGGCCGGGTAACCGGCCGGCCTACCCGACGTCAGCCTTCCCCTGGCCGGAGAACTAGAGTCGCTCCACTGCCAGCGCAATCCCCTGGCCACCGCCGATGCACAGCGTCACGATGCCGCGCCGTTCACCGTTGCGCTCCATGGCGTGCAGCAGCCGCACGGTGAGCACCGCGCCAGTGGCACCGATGGGGTGGCCGTGGGCGATGGCGCCGCCTTCGACATTGACCACGTCCTCGGACAGGCCCAGCTCCCGCAGCACCGCCAGGGCGATGGCGGCAAAAGCCTCGTTGATCTCTACCCGGTCCACATCGCCCACCCCCCAGCCGGCCCGCTCCAGGGCCTGGCGCACGGCGGGTACCGGACCGATGCCGAACATGCCCGGTTCCACGGCACCCACGCCCCAGGAGACCAGCCGTGCCACGGGCTTGAGGCCGGCCTTCTCCGCCCATGCCCGCTCTGCTAGCACCATGGCCGCAGCGCCGGTATTCAGGCCCGGGGCGTTTCCGGCGGTGATGGTGCCTTCCTCGCGAAAGGCGGGGCGGAGCTTGCCCAGCCCCTCGGCGGTGGTGTCGCCGCGATTGTGCTCATCCCGTTCGAACAGCGTCGGACCCTTGCGGCCGGGGACTTCCACCGGGACGATCTCGGCGTCGAACAGGCCATCGGCCTGGGCCTTCGAGAAACGCTGCTGCGAGCGGGCC
The DNA window shown above is from Aquisalimonas sp. 2447 and carries:
- a CDS encoding acetyl-CoA C-acetyltransferase: MTKEVVICAPTRTPIGTYAGSLKDMPATDLGAIAVTETLKRAGLQGDQVDTVVLGNVIQAGNRMNPARQAAINGGIPVQVPALTVNRVCGSGAQALASAAQEILLGHAHCAVAGGMENMDRAPYLLDKARWGYRMGDAKMVDSMLGDGLNDAFSGKHSGWHTEDLAKEYKVSREDQDGWAARSQQRFSKAQADGLFDAEIVPVEVPGRKGPTLFERDEHNRGDTTAEGLGKLRPAFREEGTITAGNAPGLNTGAAAMVLAERAWAEKAGLKPVARLVSWGVGAVEPGMFGIGPVPAVRQALERAGWGVGDVDRVEINEAFAAIALAVLRELGLSEDVVNVEGGAIAHGHPIGATGAVLTVRLLHAMERNGERRGIVTLCIGGGQGIALAVERL